A region of the Amycolatopsis sp. cg13 genome:
TGCGCCGTGTGCGCGATGTGGTCCCGAAGCCGCTCGGCCGCCAGGTCCCCGTCACGAGCCAGCGCCGCTTCGAGGATCGCCTTGTGTTCGGCCGGGAGATCCCGGTCAGTTTCCTGTCCAAAAGAGACTGACCACTGCCGGTACAGCTCGGCTTCCTCACGCAGGCCGCGCGCCGTCGCGACGAGTCTGCGGTTGCGGCAGCCGTCGAACAGGGCCAGGTGGAAGTCGGCGTGCGCGGCCACCCAGGCGTCGGCCGGGCGGTCCGGGTCGGCGGGGTCGGTGAACGGGGTTCGTTCGAGCAGGTGGTGCGCGGCGACCGCGCGGGCCTCCCACTGGACGTCGCCTTCGAGGATCGACAGCCGCAGCACCAGCGATTCGATCTCCAGGCGTGCCTTGGTCAGGTCGGCGAGATCCTCGTGCGACAGCGGCGTGACCGTGTAGCCGAGGTGCGGCCTGGTCTTCACCAACCCCTCGGCGGTCAGCCGCGTAAGCGCCTCGCGGGCCGCGCCGACGCTGGTCGAGTACCGCTCGCACAGTTCGGGGAACTTGAGCCGCTGCCCGGGAACCATCCGGCCGCCCAGGATGTCCGCCCGGAGCTGCTGGTAGACGCCCTCGGCGCGCGTCGTTTCCCCTGCCATGCCGTCCACTCTAGCGGATACGAATCTCGGTGCAACTTTCGAAAGTTTATTGCCTCGTCGAATCTGAGCGCGTACAACTGGAGGGCACTGAAGCCGGATGCGAAGGAGCCCCGCATGAAAGTCGCTGCTGTGGACGGACGACTGGCCCTGGTCACCGCACCAGGCAAAGCCGTGGACGCGGCCGAGGCCAGCGGCGGGCGCTTCGGCCCGGACGTCCAGGACGCCTACGAGCGCTGGGCGGAGCTGTCCGAGTTCGCCGCGACGATCGGCGAGGGGCACGCGCTCGAACGGCCGGTGCGCGACGACCAGCTGGGCAATCCGGTCCCGGCGCCGCGCCAGGTGTTCGCGATCGGCCTGAACTACGCCGACCACGCGGCCGAATCGTCCTTCGCCGTGCCCGAGACGCCGCCGGTGTTCACCAAATTCCCGACCTGCCTCGCCGGCCCGTACGGCGACGTCGTCATCCCGGAAGGCGGGAACGTCGACTGGGAGGTCGAGCTTGTCGCGATCGTCGGCAAGCGCGCCGAACGGGTCGCCGAAGACCAGGCTTGGGACTACGTCGCCGGGCTGACCGTCGGACAGGACATCTCCGAACGGCTGCTGCAGCTGGCCGGTCCCGCCCCGCAGTTCAGCCTCGCCAAGTCCTACCCGGGTTTCGGCCCGCTCGGCCCGGTGGTCGTGTCGCCGGACGAACTGCCCGACCGCGACGATCTCGAACTCGGCGCGCTCGTCAACGGCGAGCAGGTGCAGAAGGGCCGCACCTCGCAGATGGTCTTCTCGGTGCCAGCGCTGATCGCCCGGCTGTCCGCGGTGACCCCGCTGCTGCCCGGCGACGTCATCTTCACCGGCACCCCGTCCGGCGTCGGCATGGGCCGCACGCCGCAGCGCTACCTGCAGGCGGGCGACCAGCTCGTCAGCTACGTCCACGGCATCGGCGAACTGCGGCAGCGGATGGTCACCGCTTAGCGAAAGGGCTGGACAATGGCATTGCACCGGTTGAACTCGCTCGTCGTCGGCGTGCCCGACGTCGCCGCCACCGCCCGCTACTACCGGGACTTCGGGCTCGCCGAGGACACCGACGGCTGGTTCAGCACCCGAGACGGCGGCCGTCAGCTCAAAATCGTCCACTCCCCGCGACGACAGCTGATGGAACTGAGCATCGGCGCCGACCACCCGGACGACCTCGCCCGCATCCGCCGCCAGCTGTCCTCTTTGGACATTCCAGCGGAGATCACCGGCGACAGTCTGTTCACCCGCGAGCCCGTCACCGGGTTCCAGGTCGTCGTCCGAATCGCCGAACGGCTGCACCAGGATCCCGAGCCGCCCACGCCGTACAACGGGCCCGGACGGCTGGAGCGCGCGAACACGCGGGCACCCGGCGTGCTGCGCTCCGGCGCGGTGCGGCCGCGCAAGCTCGGCCACGTCGTCGTCGGCTCCCCCGACCACGAGCGCACCATCCAGTTCTTCACCGCCGGGCTGGGGTTCAAGACCAGCGACGCGATCAAGGGGCACGGCGCGTTCATGCGCTGTTCGACCGACCACCACAACGTGCTCGCGCTCGCCGCGCCGGTCGCGTTCCTGCACCACACGTCGTGGCAGGTCGAGGACGTCGACGAGGTCGGCCGCGGCGCGACCGCGATGCTCGAAGACCATCCGGAACGCCACGTCTGGGGCCTCGGCCGGCACCACGCCGGATCCAATTTCTTCTGGTACCTCAAGGATCCCGCGGGCAACTTCTCCGAGTACTACTCCGACATGGACAGCATCGTCGACGACCAGCTCTGGACACCGGAGACCCTCGAGGGCGCCAAGGGGCTGTTCAACTGGGGCCCGCCTCCCCCGCCGTCGTTCCTGCACCCCGACGATCTGGCCGCGCTCATGACCGGCGCGCACCAGGCCGGCTGACCCGGCCGTCTCCCTTCATTCCTGCTGACTGGGCGCGGCCCAGGAGGTCGATCCGTCATGCCCGCTTTCGCAACCGATGTACTGGTCGTCGGAGCCGGTCCCGCCGGCCTGACCGCGTCCGCGCTGCTCGCCGCGCAGGGCGTGCGTGCCGTCACGATCACCAAATACCCGGGCGCCGCGCACTCGCCGCGGGCCCACATCACCAATCAGCGCACCATGGAAGTCTTCCGCGATCTCGGCATCGAGGACGCCGTGCGGGAAGTCGCGGTGCCGAACGAGCTGATGGGCGACAACGTCTGGGCGACCAGTTTCGCCGGACAGGAACTGGCCCGGCTCAAAACCTGGGGCAGCGGCACCGCGCGGCACGCCGATTACGCCGCCGCCAGCCCCAGCGCGATGTGCAATATCCCGCAGCACATTCTGGAGCCAGTACTGCGCGCCGGGGCCGAGCAGCACGGCGCCGACCTCCGGTTCTCGACCGAACTGGTGCGGATCTCGCAGACGCCGGACGCCGTCCACGCGGTGGTGCTCGACCGGGAAACCGGTGCTGAGCAAGAAATCGTCGCGCGGTACGTGATCGGCGCGGACGGCGGCCGCAGCACGGTGGCCGACCAGCTCGGCTTCGAGTTCGACGGCGAGTCCGGGCTCGGCCGCGCCGCGAATGTGTGGCTGGAGGCCGATCTCGCCCGCTACACCGCGCACCGGCCCGGGACGCTCTACTGGATGTGCCAGCCGGGCAACGACTACTGGGTCGGCTCGGGCACGTTCATCTGCGTCAAGCCGTGGACCGAATGGGTCATGCTCTTCATGTACGACCCCGCCGAAGGCGCGCCCGACCTGTCCCCCGGCGCCGTTCGCGAGCGAGCGTCGACCATCATCGGCGACCCGGACGTCGAGGTCCGGGTCAAGGCTGTCAGCGAATGGCAGATCAACCATCTGGTCGCCCGCTCGTACCGGCGCGGCCGGGTGTTCCTGGCCGGGGACGCCGCGCACCGGCATCCGCCCGCCAACGGGCTCGGCACCAACACCTCGGTGCAGGACGCGTTCAACCTGGCGTGGAAGCTCGCGTCCGTGGTGCGCGGCGAGGCCGGAGAAGCGTTGCTGGACACCTACGACGCGGAACGGCAGCCGGTCGGCAAGCAGGTGGTCGACCGCGCGATGCGCAGCGTCGAGGACATGCTGCCGATTTCGCAGGCGTTCGGCTTCCGGCCCGGCCAGAGCACCGAAGAGGGCTGGCGCAGTCTCGCCGGCCTCGCCGCGGACACGCCGGAAGGCCAGGCCCGCCGCGCCGAACTGCGCGCGGCCGTCGAACTGCAGAACTACCAGTTCAACGCGCACGGCGTCGAACTCGGCCAGCGCTACGCCTCGGCCGCGGTGGCGTCCGACGGCGCACCCTGGCCGATCCCCGCCCGCGACGCGGAGCTGTACTACCAGGCGACCACCCATCCCGGAGCCCGGCTGCCGCACGCGTGGCTCGAACACGCCGGAACCCCGGTGTCCACTGTGGACATCACCGGCCACGGCCGGTTCACCGTGCTCACCGGCATCGGCGGCCAGGACTGGCTGGACGCCGCGGGCAAGCTGGCCACCGAATTCGGGCTGGACCTCGCCGCCCGGCAGATCGGCCTCGGCTGCGACTACACCGACCCGCTCGGCGATTGGGAACGCGTCCGCGAGATCAGCGAACGCGGCTGCCTGCTCGTCCGTCCGGACCATCACGTCGCCTGGCGCAGCGCGGGCCTCGCCGACGATCCCGCCGGAGTGCTGCGCGAGGTCCTCCGCCAGGTGCTGGCTCGCTGACGCGAAAGTCACTGTAGATCGATGACGACCTTCCCGTGCACGTGGCGCTCCGCCTGCAACTCGACCGCGGCGCGGATCTGCTCGACCGGGAAGGTCGCCGCGATCGGCACCCGGAGCTTTCCCGCCGCCACCAGGCCAGCGATCTCCTCGATCGCACCGGGCGCTGCGTTGGCTCCGTTCGCCGGAGTGATCCCGTCGATCTGGCCCGCGATGGTGGTGATGCGCTCGTCCGGTACGCCGAGTTCGCGGGCGGCCTGCGCGGTTTCCATTCCATGCAAGTCCATCGCGGCGGTGACACCAGCGGGAGCCAACGCACGGACCCGATCGACCAGACCGTCGCCATAGACGACCGGCTCAGCCCCCAGCGCGCGCAGGGCATCAGCGGAGGACGCCGACCCCGTCCCGATCACGCGCGCACCGGCAAGGCGCGCGAGTTGGACAGCGAACACGCCGACCCCGCCTCCCGCGCCGCCGACGAGCACCGTGTCGCCCGGGCCGGGTTTGACCACCGCCAGCGCCGCAGCCGCCGTGCAACCCGCGATAGCCAGGGCGCTGGCGGTGCGGTCGTCGACACCGTCCGGAGTGCGGTGCGCCTCGCCGCCCACCGCGATGGTCCCCGCGACGTCCACGACGACGTAATCAGCGACCGCGCGGGACAGGACACCGCCGAACACCCGGTCCCCGACCGCGAACTCGCGCACGCCGTCGCCGACCTGGTCCACCGCACCGGCATAGTCAGTGCCGAACCCGCACGGCAGGCTCAACCCGAACCGTGCGGCGGTCTCGGCGTCCGAGGTCATGAACCAGTCCATCGGGTTCAGCCCGGCCGCGGCGACCCGCACGCGAATCTGCCCCGGACCGGCCTGCGGCACCGGCACTTCATTGAGGTTCAAGGCTTCCGGCCCGCCGAACGCCGCGAACTGGACTGCCCGGCTCGTGGTGGCGCTGGTTTCTTTCATGCTCACCTGTCTCCTGACCCAACAAAAACGGACTATGCTCCGTTTCCATCGTCCAAACTAGCACAAGTGGAGCGTGATCCGTTTTGCCCGCCGCACCGACCCCCAAACCGAGAGCGGACGCGACCCGCAACCGCCAGCAGCTGCTGGACGTCGCGACGCGTCTGTTCGCCTCGGCCGAGACTGAGCCGTCGATGCGCGCGATCGCCAGCGAAGCCGGGGTCGGCATCGCGACCCTCTACCGGCACTTCCCCACCCGCGAGTCACTGGTCGACGCGGTCTACCAAGACCAGGTCTCACGCCTCACCGCCGGTGCTCGCGAACTGCTAGCCGAACTCGGCCCGGCCGCGGCGCTGCGCCGCTGGATGGACCTGTTCGGGGACTGGATCGCGACCAAGAACGGAATGCTCGACACGCTCCTCGCGATGGTCGAATCCGGCGAGATCGCCCACGCCCACACCAGAACCGAACTGCTCGCGGCCGTCGACGGCCTTCTCGAAGCCGGCCGCACGAGCGGAGAACTCCGCCCCGACGTCCCCGCCGAAGACATCGCCGCCGCACTCATCGGCATCTTCACCGTGGCTGGCTCACCTGAGCACAAGGCGATGGCCGGCCGCCTGCTCGACCTGCTGATGGACGGGCTCCGGCCAACGGCAGCGGCGGAGTGAGAAGGAAACCGCGACCGGTGTCGAGGTGCGAACCACCCGCATGGCCGCACCCCGCACACTCACCTGCTGACCGCGGCGGGTTCCAGCGCCCGCAACACCGACTGGTGCGTGATCCACCCCGTCAGCTCATCAGTCCCGGTCAGCACCGGAAGGCCGGTGCCCGGAGCCTGGCTCAGCGCGTCAAGCGCGTCGGCGAGCGTGGAATCACTCGTCACCAGCGGAGGAAGCTCCGCGAGATCACCGACCCGACCCTCGTGGTCCTCGGCTACCGCCTCGGCTATCGCGCGGGCGGTGGCGCAGCCCTGGTACCGGCCGTCCTCGTCGATCACCGGCAGGATTCCGTGGCCGGACAGCGCGAGGGCGTGCGCGGCGAGTTCCAGCGGCAGGTCCTCGCGCAGCGGCTCCGGCAGCGGTTCGGTGACCGCGGAGACCTTCGTGCCCGCCAATCGCTGCGCGGAGGGGTGTTTGTCCAGATCGATGCCGCGGCGGCGAAGCTTCAGCGTGTAGATCGTGTCCCGGCTCAGCGCGCGGCTCACGGCGGTCGCGATCACGATGGCGGTCAGCATCGGCAGGATCACCGAGTACTGCCCGGTCAGCTCGAACAGCACGATCACCGCCGTGATCGGGGCCCGCGCCGAACCGGCGAACGCCGCTCCCATGCCGATCAGCCCGTACACACCCGGCGACGCCGTCACCGACGGGAACCACGCGTGCACCGCGATCCCGAACGCGGTCCCGGCCATCGCGCCGATGAACAGCGACGGCGCGAACACTCCGCCCGAGCCGCCGATGCCGATCGTCAGGCTGGTCGCCACGATCTTCCCGAGCATCAGAACCAGCAGGAACCCGAGAACGTACTTGCCTTCGACCGCGTTCTGCAGCACCGGGTAGCCCACCCCGTACATCTGCGGCAGCGCGAGCAGCAATCCGCCGAGGAAGATCCCGCCGACGGCCGGGCGCAGCCACTCCGGACCCCGCCACAGCCGGTCGCACAGGTCCTCGATCCAGTACAGCACCCGGGTGAACAGGACCCCGCACGCGCCGACCACCAGGCCCAGCGCCACGAACAGCAGATACTCCACCGGACTGCGCAGCGTGAACGGCGGCAGGTCCAGGAACGGCGCGTTCCCCAGCACCGCCCGCCCGACGACGCTCGCCGTCACGCTCGCGAGCACCACCGCGCCGAACGATTCCGCCGCGAAGTCCCGCAGGATCAGTTCCATCGCGAAGAACGGACCGGCCAGCGGCGCGTTGAAGGTCGCCGCGATCCCGCCCGCCGCACCGCACGCCACCAACACCCGCAGCCGCGATTCCGGCAGCCGCGCCGCCCGTCCCAGCGCCGAGCCCAGCGCGGATCCGATCTGCACGATCGGGCCTTCCCGGCCCACCGAACCGCCGGACCCGATCGTCAACGCCGACGCCAGCGCCTTCACCACGCTCACCTGCACCGGAATCCGCCCGCCCCGCTCGGCGACGGCGTACATCACCTCCGGCACCCCGTGCCCGCGCGCCTCCGGGGCGAACCGATGCACGAGCGGCCCGTAAATCAGGCCCGCCACCACCGGGGCCAGCAGCAGGAACCACGGACCCAGCGCCGGAAACCACGAATGCGCCGCCCGCCCAGCATCCGAATAGTCCGCATGCCCGGAAAACACGTGCGTGAACGTGGTGATCAGCCACCGGAACACCACCGCGCCCAACCCCGCGCCCGCCCCGATCAGCACCGCCAGCCCGACCAGCCCGGCCCGGCTCTCCCGCACCCACCGGCCCACCGGCTGGCGCACCGGCACGATCAGCCCGCGTTTCCCCGCACTCTCACCCGACGACATTGATGCAGTATGCAACAATTGTGCACGGACACGGTTGCGGGATCGCTCACACCCGTACGTGA
Encoded here:
- a CDS encoding chloride channel protein, encoding MSSGESAGKRGLIVPVRQPVGRWVRESRAGLVGLAVLIGAGAGLGAVVFRWLITTFTHVFSGHADYSDAGRAAHSWFPALGPWFLLLAPVVAGLIYGPLVHRFAPEARGHGVPEVMYAVAERGGRIPVQVSVVKALASALTIGSGGSVGREGPIVQIGSALGSALGRAARLPESRLRVLVACGAAGGIAATFNAPLAGPFFAMELILRDFAAESFGAVVLASVTASVVGRAVLGNAPFLDLPPFTLRSPVEYLLFVALGLVVGACGVLFTRVLYWIEDLCDRLWRGPEWLRPAVGGIFLGGLLLALPQMYGVGYPVLQNAVEGKYVLGFLLVLMLGKIVATSLTIGIGGSGGVFAPSLFIGAMAGTAFGIAVHAWFPSVTASPGVYGLIGMGAAFAGSARAPITAVIVLFELTGQYSVILPMLTAIVIATAVSRALSRDTIYTLKLRRRGIDLDKHPSAQRLAGTKVSAVTEPLPEPLREDLPLELAAHALALSGHGILPVIDEDGRYQGCATARAIAEAVAEDHEGRVGDLAELPPLVTSDSTLADALDALSQAPGTGLPVLTGTDELTGWITHQSVLRALEPAAVSR
- a CDS encoding fumarylacetoacetate hydrolase family protein; this translates as MKVAAVDGRLALVTAPGKAVDAAEASGGRFGPDVQDAYERWAELSEFAATIGEGHALERPVRDDQLGNPVPAPRQVFAIGLNYADHAAESSFAVPETPPVFTKFPTCLAGPYGDVVIPEGGNVDWEVELVAIVGKRAERVAEDQAWDYVAGLTVGQDISERLLQLAGPAPQFSLAKSYPGFGPLGPVVVSPDELPDRDDLELGALVNGEQVQKGRTSQMVFSVPALIARLSAVTPLLPGDVIFTGTPSGVGMGRTPQRYLQAGDQLVSYVHGIGELRQRMVTA
- a CDS encoding TetR/AcrR family transcriptional regulator, producing the protein MPAAPTPKPRADATRNRQQLLDVATRLFASAETEPSMRAIASEAGVGIATLYRHFPTRESLVDAVYQDQVSRLTAGARELLAELGPAAALRRWMDLFGDWIATKNGMLDTLLAMVESGEIAHAHTRTELLAAVDGLLEAGRTSGELRPDVPAEDIAAALIGIFTVAGSPEHKAMAGRLLDLLMDGLRPTAAAE
- a CDS encoding FAD-dependent monooxygenase; the protein is MPAFATDVLVVGAGPAGLTASALLAAQGVRAVTITKYPGAAHSPRAHITNQRTMEVFRDLGIEDAVREVAVPNELMGDNVWATSFAGQELARLKTWGSGTARHADYAAASPSAMCNIPQHILEPVLRAGAEQHGADLRFSTELVRISQTPDAVHAVVLDRETGAEQEIVARYVIGADGGRSTVADQLGFEFDGESGLGRAANVWLEADLARYTAHRPGTLYWMCQPGNDYWVGSGTFICVKPWTEWVMLFMYDPAEGAPDLSPGAVRERASTIIGDPDVEVRVKAVSEWQINHLVARSYRRGRVFLAGDAAHRHPPANGLGTNTSVQDAFNLAWKLASVVRGEAGEALLDTYDAERQPVGKQVVDRAMRSVEDMLPISQAFGFRPGQSTEEGWRSLAGLAADTPEGQARRAELRAAVELQNYQFNAHGVELGQRYASAAVASDGAPWPIPARDAELYYQATTHPGARLPHAWLEHAGTPVSTVDITGHGRFTVLTGIGGQDWLDAAGKLATEFGLDLAARQIGLGCDYTDPLGDWERVREISERGCLLVRPDHHVAWRSAGLADDPAGVLREVLRQVLAR
- a CDS encoding VOC family protein codes for the protein MALHRLNSLVVGVPDVAATARYYRDFGLAEDTDGWFSTRDGGRQLKIVHSPRRQLMELSIGADHPDDLARIRRQLSSLDIPAEITGDSLFTREPVTGFQVVVRIAERLHQDPEPPTPYNGPGRLERANTRAPGVLRSGAVRPRKLGHVVVGSPDHERTIQFFTAGLGFKTSDAIKGHGAFMRCSTDHHNVLALAAPVAFLHHTSWQVEDVDEVGRGATAMLEDHPERHVWGLGRHHAGSNFFWYLKDPAGNFSEYYSDMDSIVDDQLWTPETLEGAKGLFNWGPPPPPSFLHPDDLAALMTGAHQAG
- a CDS encoding NADP-dependent oxidoreductase; the protein is MKETSATTSRAVQFAAFGGPEALNLNEVPVPQAGPGQIRVRVAAAGLNPMDWFMTSDAETAARFGLSLPCGFGTDYAGAVDQVGDGVREFAVGDRVFGGVLSRAVADYVVVDVAGTIAVGGEAHRTPDGVDDRTASALAIAGCTAAAALAVVKPGPGDTVLVGGAGGGVGVFAVQLARLAGARVIGTGSASSADALRALGAEPVVYGDGLVDRVRALAPAGVTAAMDLHGMETAQAARELGVPDERITTIAGQIDGITPANGANAAPGAIEEIAGLVAAGKLRVPIAATFPVEQIRAAVELQAERHVHGKVVIDLQ
- a CDS encoding GntR family transcriptional regulator, with the protein product MAGETTRAEGVYQQLRADILGGRMVPGQRLKFPELCERYSTSVGAAREALTRLTAEGLVKTRPHLGYTVTPLSHEDLADLTKARLEIESLVLRLSILEGDVQWEARAVAAHHLLERTPFTDPADPDRPADAWVAAHADFHLALFDGCRNRRLVATARGLREEAELYRQWSVSFGQETDRDLPAEHKAILEAALARDGDLAAERLRDHIAHTAQLLISCAEDEPNRP